The Myotis daubentonii chromosome 1, mMyoDau2.1, whole genome shotgun sequence genome includes the window GGTGAACCCAGGACTTCTCGCCCCTTCGTTTTTCTCTTCCGACGCTTCTCTCATCCCGAGCCCGCGACCCCGCTCCTCACCGGAGGGCCGTGATGGAGGTCCCGCCCCGGCTCTCCCATGTGCCGCCGCCATTGTTCCCCTCCGCGCCCGCTACTTTAGCCTCCCGCAGCCTCTCCCATTGGCGGCCGCGGCCGCCGCGGCAGCTGGCGCCGCTGCTCCCTTCGCTCGCTGCCGGCACCGCCCGGCAGGGGGCGCGCCGGGGCCCGCGCCACGTCACCGCCCAGCAGCCCTCCCGATTGGCGGGCGGGGCGGCTATAAAGGGAGGGCGCAGGCGGCGCCCGGACCTCTTCCGCCGCCATTTTAAATCCGGCTCCATACAACGCTCCGCCGCCGCGGCCGCGACTCGAACTGCGCGCCAGCACCCGCCGGCTGACAACGCCGCCGCCATGGAGGACGTGAACGAGTACAGCAATACGGAGGAGTTCGCAGAGGGATCCAAGATCAACGCGAGCAAGAATCAGCAGGATGACGGGTACCGCACGctgctcctcttcttcccccccacccccccgcgcgCGCCCTTGGTTCCTCGAGAGCCCCGCGCTGCCCACATTCTTGCCCGGAGTCGATTCCTCGCGTGCCCGCGGGGCCCCGCTAGCTTGGAGAGAAGAGGAAAGTAGGAGACGGGAGGGGAGGACTCGAGAGGCCCGCGGCGGTGGGGGAAGGGCGCAGGGGTTGGAGGCGGAGGGCGGCGGCGTCCGGGCCCCGAGTGCGCAGGCGCCGCGTGGgccgtgggggaggggccgccTCGCTGCGCCACATGCTGCAGCTGCCGCCGCCTCTTCATTGTGTCTGTTGGGGCCCCGCGCGGCGTTCCCGGGGGGAGTTTAGAGAACTCTGGGTGTGGGGGCCGGCGAGCGCCGGTGCGCAGAGCCCCGGAAATCATCGTGCGGGGTTCTGCAGGTAGAACGTTGGCCTGGTAGCTGAGGGAGACGGCGGACCTCCGTTGTGAGGGGTTAGGTTAGGAAGTTGGATGTTCTCAAGTGGAACAATGCTTAACGTTTTGATGTGCTCGTCCTCGTTTAAACTTCGCGTTATGCGGTGCGGGAGAGCAAGCTGTAAGGTGTTGTGAGGAAGCGACCTCCATGGGACTTTGGAATCTTTGCGGTCTGTTGATAATGAGTATCTGAAAACATGGATTAAATTACTTGCACTTGGCATTAAACGTCCCGTACTCACTTCACCCTTAAAAACATAACCCCAGAATTGGAGTGATCGTTTCGGCCGCTgctaacctttaaaaaaaaacaacgcttttatttttagtaaaatgtttattGGAGGCTTGAGCTGGGACACAAGCAAGAAAGATCTGACTGAATACTTGTCTCGATTTGGGGAAGTTGTAGACTGCACCATTAAAACAGATCCAGTCACTGGACGATCAAGAGGATTTGGATTTGTGCTTTTCAAAGATGCTGCTAGTGTTGATAAGGTAGGAATGTGTTTTGCATGATGATACTTTTGTGTGCCTTTTGCAAATGGTTCGGGGATTGGTTGTATATTGCTGTCAGATTAAATAAATATGTCTCCTAGGTTTTGGAACTGAAGGAACACAAACTGGATGGCAAATTGATAGATCCCAAAAGGGCCAAAGCTTTAAAAGGGAAGGAGCCCCCCAAAAAGGTTTTTGTGGGTGGATTGAGCCCAGATACTTCTGAAGAAcaaattaaagaatattttggAGCCTTTGGAGAGGTGCGGTGTGTGattatttatgtgtgtttatataataTTCATCTCTGACCTACTTCTTACAGAATAAATTCATATGTCAGGTGAGGGTGGGATTAAATTACTGCTTGGGGTCCTTCCAGTCACCATACTTTAATCACTGTTTTCTGTGCTGTAATGCAAAccaatttctaatttattttgaagGAAACATGGATGCTTTGATGTGGTCAGTATTTGGACTTGGTAACTAGTGACACCTGTAGGGTATAGGAGGATCTTAAATAAAGGAAGCTTTGCTCTCCTAAATGTTTACTTAACAGATAAACACATAGTTTGATGTTGATAGTAAGTAGTAGTAGTCTTTAGACAGAAGTCATCTGATTAGAATACCATGTTATGTTGAAGTTTGCAAAGGACCTGTGGTATTCTAAGACCTTTTGGTAGCTTTTTGCCATTACTGCATGATCTTGAGTGTGCTTCTTGGTTTCAGATTGAAAATATTGAACTTCCCATGgatacaaaaacaaatgaaagaagaggtttttgttttatCACATATACAGATGAGGAGCCAGTAAAGAAATTGTTAGAAAGCAGATATCATCAAATTGGTTCTGGGAAGGTAAagccattttaattatattaagtgaggattttgagtttctttttattAGTGAAGTGGTTTCTCAatcttgtttgctttttaaaatttgtctataGTGTGAAATCAAAGTTGCCCAACCCAAAGAGGTATATaggcaacagcagcaacaacaaaagggAGGAAGAGGTGCTGCAGCTGGTGGAAGAGGTGGTACTAGGGGTCGAGGCCGAGGTGAGAATTCTTGAGAAATGAGTTGATAATGTTTTAAGCTATAAACTGCTAAATGTGAAAAACTAAGGCATGAGAAAGTAAAGCCAGATATAAATTGTTTCAGGAAAATGCTCAGTTGAGTGGGTGGGTTTTTGGTTGTATTATTTACTGGTTTCACCTTTTCAAAGAATGGCCACTGTGAGACAGTGTCATCACTGATGGAAAAATGATACTATTAAATGTAGTGAAAATTACACTGTTACACCATGGTGTGATATGTCTGCTTGGGCAGGAGttcttgctttaaatttttttaaattgaacaagatagaaacattgacctGTTTGTTCCACacattcatgtatttattcatccattgtttggttcttgtatgtgccctggctggttgaaACCcgcaacctgcaaccttggctctaaccaactgaactacctggccagggcctaggaGTTCTTGCTTTAAAGTAGATGGGTCTACCTCTCTTCACCTTTGTCCTGATTTTCCATTCAGTTTAGGAAGCATGATACTAGCACAAGTGGACTTGCCCCCTTCCCcctttttgtaattttcagtcaGCAGTATAGATATCCATTCTGCTTAAGATTTGCAGAGTAAGagaatgtattattttatgttaggATTGGGGAGTGTGGGGGTTGGTCCAAAAGTTGTTTCCTAACAATCATTGTGCATTGTTTCAGGTCAGGGCCAAAACTGGAACCAAGGATTTAATAACTATTATGATCAAGGATATGGAAATTACAATAGTGCCTATGGTGGTGATCAAAACTATAGTGGCTATGGCGGCTATGATTATACTGGGTATAACTATGGGAACTATGGATATGGACAGGGATATGCAGACTACAGTGGTAAGaatatttaacttaattttataaCCAATGGTATTAAAATTCAGTGTTAAGTTATTAGCCCATTCTAAAATTGTGGGTTTCCCCTTCATTGAGATGTTTGGAGTTATGTTAACATAAAATTCTGGTTATAAATGTTCAAGAATATGTGATATATGACTAGTTTATAATGGCTGTTACAATCTTATTTCATACTTGCCATATAGTTTTATACATTTAATCTTTAAGTATACTTATATAATCATTACATAAAAACTATCCTGATATAATTTTTTGTCTTACAAAATAGGCCAACAGAGCACTTATGGCAAGGCGTCTCGAGGGGGAGGCAATCACCAAAATAATTATCAGCCATACTAAAGGAGGACATTGGAGAAAACAGGTGTGTATAAGAGTATGAGACACCAGTGGAAATGTCTGATTTAATTTAAAGATCaatagacaaaataaaaacaagtaaaacatTGTATAGCCTTTTTTTTACTAAGTTGTTAAATTTTAATTGCTTTATGAGCCTGTTTTGCCTAAAGTGTCTATAGATCTTTAACTTTAAAGTTTCACTTCACTTTCTTTAGTATTACAGAAAAACTTAAAagtttttctgtttgctttgtgTACCAGGTGATCTAGAggaataattaaacatttttagaacTATTAACAGGTAAAGTACTGAAATGGGTACAAACTTAAGGAAAACACGAATGTTGTCTTCTAACTCTGACATTATACCTTGTTTGTACCCGCCAGCGGGAACTTCATTGCAGGCCGTGTGTCACCCTGACCACGTCTATCTCTGGGGGTCGCACGTTGCGGGCAGAGCGCAAGGCATACACCAGAAAACGCTGTCCTGTGGTATGGTCTCTTCCAACTTCATGTACCAGCGTAAAGATTAAAGTGGAAAACTTCAGACTTTGgcttctttttaatctttttggaGATTAAGTGTCTAAACTTAACTTAAATGGTTTTTTACAGGAGTTAAAGTACATAAATGCCTTTTTACAGCTTACTCATTTTGGTCTTCTGTTTAGTGTTGTATTTCAATTGTGGAGCCTCATTTTAAGTGTTCATTCTTTAAGATTTAatgcttgctttttctttttatagctaaTAGTGAAATCTACAAACCAAAACAAGAACTTTAAAATCTGGGATATAAATTAAAGATCATATGCACACAacaatttttcttgaaatacaaTAATCTTATTAAGAAATTCGTCATAAAGTCATTTTACTTGGTTTACTAGAGATACTTCTAGTAGACTAATCTAGCACAGTTTATCCTGTGGATATGGGAAAGTTTATTCCCAGATTCTTTTCTAAATAGACTTAAATTTGGTGTCATTTGGGAAACCGGGTAAATTTACTAACTACCCAAACCACATTTGCCAATGAATATGCATGTGATCTTTAATTAttgaagaaaagaataaagtgaGGACTTAAAACAATTCATGAAAGTGGACCTTTGAAAGCTTGTCAGCGTTGCACAAATCTaattgctattttgtttttgtttttaggagGAGATTGCTAAAGTAACCCATCTGTCAGGACGCCATTGAAGATTGATCTTCTCTTGCTCTAAGATGATTATTTTGTAAAAGACTTTCTAGTGTATAAGACACAACTGTGTCCAACTGTATATAGCCGCCatttagttttctttgtttttactttgccTTTTGCTATCTGTGTTATGATTCAATGTGGATTTGTGtttatacaaattttatttgtatGATTTCATGTTAAACCTCAAATAAATGCTTCCTTATGTGATTGTTTTTCTGCGTCAGGTACTAAATAGCTCTGTAAAAAAGGGTGATTTTAAATAAGCAATAATTAAGGCACAGTTTATTTTGTAAGGAGTATTGGTCTGTAAGGAGAAACTGGCCCTTATGAACAGCCAGCTACAGTGTCACCCTGCTCCCATTTTTGTTAGCTGTATTCTGTGCTCCCACTCTTCATTTCCCTGTTAACAGGCTTTCgccacatttcaaaatgtttcctCTGTGTGTATCTGGAGACCTTGTCATGGAAGTTTCCATGTCATAGTCATAGTGTTGTAATTAGTGGAAGCTTTCTAGTAGACCATGAATCTTCCAATGATTATACTCTGAAGAAAAGTGCCCCTTTAATGGCACAAAGCATGTTGGTTGCTCCTTTTATGAATGGGAAAGATTTTGATTTGTTCCTGTCTCTGGAAAGCCATTTGTCGTGatctgttaaatattttaacttaagtGGTTTGTTAGAAAGACCTTTGAGTAATCATAATACCATGACTTTAATTGTTCTCGATAAAAAGTCCAGATGTACCCAGGAATAAAGCACTGTTGAACTAGTGGGAGCTATAGTTTGAGGCTATCAAAAATAGTTAAATTATTACAAAGATTTTGGCAGATAAGTTTGAGGTTATTAGAACTAGAGCAAAAGTTAAGGTATTTAAAGGTAGTGACTGAATTAGTTTTAGTTGGTATGTCACAGTAAGCAGCAAACAGCTGTTTTGGGGCATTCTTAGGAAGCTATATTGGGTGTTAACTGTTAATGTGTGAACTCTTAGTAAAAGCCATGTTAGTAGCTCATTTTTAATGCAATTAGTGCATGGGCCAAGTAGCTACGCATATCCATATTCAGACAGGAAGAAATAGGGAAACTGCTTGAGTGTTAACTTAAATGCAAATCTTAAGTGTGACCAGGTCATGTCATTAGAACAATCTTGGTGCATTATTAAAAAGCTTTAGCTCTAGATTTTGGGAGGATTTCCTGGGTAAATCCAAgctttgaattttatattaaGTATAGTTATTGGACTTCAGgttttttgaattttgtttttatgattccATGTTAGCCATTGGGGATTGGGATACATTCGTATGTGGAATAGTTGACCTCACCTTAAAGTATAAACTTACATTGATGAACCTGCCGTTTTTTATTTGGTGCCTGCAACTTTGTTCGTATGATGTTTGTATTTGCTGGGCTATCAAGTTGCAGAACTCTTGGCCTTGTTTTGCTCCTGTTTTCCTATTTTGACCTTACACCTAGGCTAAGTACCAGTGTTGGCTATTGCAAGGGATTCTGTTTAAACGTACACCCCTAGGGAACAGAAgggatattttcattttaagttaTGTTGTCAGTCAATAGGTGTGGTGTCTTTAGGGCAGTGAATCCTGTAAGTTCAAGTTTATGATTAGGTGACAAGTTGACATTGAGATTGTCCTTTCCCTGATCAACAATGAATAAaggttttttaaacaaaatccaAACTCTCCAATCAAGTCTTAATATATATGACTTAAGAAATACACTACATCTAGAAATGACTAAAATCTTTTacaaagaagggggggggggatgagtaTATGTCCTTGTGTTTTGCACTTGTCCAAGGTGCTTTGGACTTTGCTTAATTCTGATTTTAGGCTCTTTAAGT containing:
- the HNRNPDL gene encoding heterogeneous nuclear ribonucleoprotein D-like isoform X2, which translates into the protein MEVPPRLSHVPPPLFPSAPATLASRSLSHWRPRPPRQLAPLLPSLAAGTARQGARRGPRHVTAQQPSRLAGGAAIKGGRRRRPDLFRRHFKSGSIQRSAAAAATRTARQHPPADNAAAMEDVNEYSNTEEFAEGSKINASKNQQDDGKMFIGGLSWDTSKKDLTEYLSRFGEVVDCTIKTDPVTGRSRGFGFVLFKDAASVDKIENIELPMDTKTNERRGFCFITYTDEEPVKKLLESRYHQIGSGKCEIKVAQPKEVYRQQQQQQKGGRGAAAGGRGGTRGRGRGQGQNWNQGFNNYYDQGYGNYNSAYGGDQNYSGYGGYDYTGYNYGNYGYGQGYADYSGQQSTYGKASRGGGNHQNNYQPY
- the HNRNPDL gene encoding heterogeneous nuclear ribonucleoprotein D-like isoform X1 encodes the protein MEVPPRLSHVPPPLFPSAPATLASRSLSHWRPRPPRQLAPLLPSLAAGTARQGARRGPRHVTAQQPSRLAGGAAIKGGRRRRPDLFRRHFKSGSIQRSAAAAATRTARQHPPADNAAAMEDVNEYSNTEEFAEGSKINASKNQQDDGKMFIGGLSWDTSKKDLTEYLSRFGEVVDCTIKTDPVTGRSRGFGFVLFKDAASVDKVLELKEHKLDGKLIDPKRAKALKGKEPPKKVFVGGLSPDTSEEQIKEYFGAFGEIENIELPMDTKTNERRGFCFITYTDEEPVKKLLESRYHQIGSGKCEIKVAQPKEVYRQQQQQQKGGRGAAAGGRGGTRGRGRGQGQNWNQGFNNYYDQGYGNYNSAYGGDQNYSGYGGYDYTGYNYGNYGYGQGYADYSGQQSTYGKASRGGGNHQNNYQPY